A window of Borrelia sp. A-FGy1 contains these coding sequences:
- the groES gene encoding co-chaperone GroES, with protein MKNIKPLADRVLIKIKEAESKTISGLYIPENAKEKTNVGTVIAIGSNKEEITVKVGDTVLYEKYAGAAVKIEDKEHLILKAKEIIAIIEE; from the coding sequence ATGAAAAATATTAAACCTTTAGCTGATAGAGTTTTAATAAAGATAAAAGAAGCTGAGAGTAAAACAATCTCAGGATTATATATACCAGAAAATGCAAAAGAGAAAACAAATGTTGGAACAGTTATAGCTATTGGCTCTAACAAGGAAGAAATTACGGTTAAGGTTGGAGACACTGTGCTTTATGAAAAGTATGCTGGTGCTGCTGTTAAGATTGAGGATAAGGAACACCTTATTTTAAAGGCAAAAGAGATTATAGCTATAATAGAAGAATAA